In the Nitrospinota bacterium genome, ACAAGCTTCAGTTACAAAGAGCTGAAAAAAGAGGGATTTATGTTGCTGAAAAGGAAATAGATAATGCTGTAGAAGATGTTAAGAAAAGAAATTCCATATCGGATGAGGATCTGAAGAGACTTCTAAAAGAAGAGGGATTGTCCATAGAGGACTATAGAGAGCGTTTAAAAGAGCAGATTCTTATAACAAGGGTTTTTAATGCCGAGGTCCGGTCAAACGTAGTGGTAACTGAAGAGGAGATAAGAGAATATTATAATGAGCATATAAATAAGTTTACAAAGCCAGCAGAGGTGGAGATAAGACAGATATTATTTTTGAATGACACCAATGCTAGTGACCCCCAAAGAGATGAAAAGGAAGCAAAAGCAAGAGATATTCTTAAGAAGATTCGAGAAGGGGCAGATTTCACCGAGATGGCACGCAGATATTCAGAGGGCCCCTTGGCAGACAAGGGAGGATATATTGGAGGATTCAAAAAAGGAGAGATGATCCCAGCAATTGAGAAAGCGGCCTTTACTTTAAACGAAGGAGAGGTAAGTGATTTAATAAAGACTGAGCAAGGGATTCATATAATTAAAATAGAAAAAAGGATGTTTGATGCTGCCAAACCTTTAGATGAAGTTGGGGAAGAGATTGAAAGAGAGTTATTTAAAGAAAAAATCAAGGCCAAATATGACCAATGGATGGAGGGGCTGAAAAAGGGAGCTGTAATCGAGAGGTTTTTATAGAAAAAATTTTAAAAAATCATAAATAAAAGCTTGCAAAATTATTCAGAAAGGTATAATTTATTACAGAAAAGGAAATTCGTTAAGTAAAAGAGCACTAAACCACTCTTTAAAATAGTCCTGAGAGACTATTAAGGGATGGAGAATGAAGAGATCGAAAAAATTAAATAAGAAAAATCAAAAAATTACAAATTACCTCCTTACAATAGTAGGGAGGTTTTTTTGTGCCTTATTCTTAATGCATGATATAAACTAAATCAAAGAGTATAAGAGGGGAAGATATGGCTGAAGTAATGAATGAAAAAGAGATCAATAGAGCCTTAACGAGGATATCTCATGAGATATTAGAACGGAACAAAGGGTGTAAAAACCTCGTGTTGATAGGGATTAGAACAAGAGGGGTCTATCTGGCTGAGAGAATAAGGTCAAAGATTAAACAGATTGAAGGAGAGGATATTCCCGCAGGAATTATTGACGTTACATTATACAGAGACGATTTACACAGAGAGATTCCCCAGCATATTGTTAGAAAGACAGAGATTCCTTTTTCATTGAAAGATAAAAGAGTGATTCTCGTCGATGACGTTCTCTATACGGGAAGAAGCATAAGGGCTGCACTCAATGCCTTAATAGACTTTGGAAGGCCAAGCGGTATTCAACTTGCTGTTTTAATAGATAGGGGCCACAGGGAGCTTCCTATTAGGGCAGATTATGTAGGGAAAAATCTACCCACCTCTAGAAGAGAGTCTGTTAAGGTAATGTTAAAAGATAAGGATGGTGATGAGAAAGTTATTATAGAGGAGCAGATTCAAGAATGAGAGGAATATAAGTCATGAAAAGAAAACACCTTCTTGGAATTCAAGGGCTAGATAAAAAAGAGATTCTATTTATCCTAGATACAGCAGAATCTTTCAGGGAAATATCCAAAAGAGAGATTAAAAAGGTTCCGACACTTCGCGGAAAGACATTGATCAACTTTTTCTACGAGCCGAGCACAAGGACAAGAACCTCTTTTGAGATAGCCGGAAAACGTTTAAGCGCAGACGTAATTAATATCTCTGCATCTGGGAGCAGCTTGTTTAAAGGAGAGACCCTAAAGGATATGGCGAAAAACTTAGAGGCCATGAATCCTGACATTTTGGTTATCAGACACCCTTGCCCAGGCACACCCCTTTTTTTGGCAAACATTATGGATTGCTCCATTATTAATGCAGGGGATGGCGCCTGCGAACACCCAACCCAAGCGCTTTTAGACCTCTTTACAATTAGAGAAAAAAGGGGGAGGCTTGAGGGGCTTAAGGTGGCTATTATCGGAGATATTTCCCATAGCAGGGTAGCGCGGTCAAATTTCCATGCAATGTTAAAGCTGGGAATGAAGGTGTCGGTTGCAGCTCCCTCAACGATGATTCCTCCATATCTCGAGAGATTTGGGGTTAAGGTATTTAATTTTATGGAAGAAGCCATCAAAGACGTGGATGTCATTATGATGTTAAGGATACAGCTTGAAAGACAGACAAACAATCTCTTCCCGTCTATCAGGGAGTATTCTAGATTTTTTTGCCTCAACCCTGAGAGATTAAAAATGGCTAAAGAGGATGTTCTGATTATGCATCCCGGGCCTCTAAACAGAGGAGTAGAGATAGATCCAGAGGTGGCGGATGGACCTTATTCTATTATACTCAATCAGGTGTCAAATGGAGTGGTGGTTAGAATGGCTATATTATATTTACTGTCCGGAAGGAGTGATGATGATGCTATTGATTAAAAAAGGAAGGGTTTTAGATCCTGCAAGCAAAACAGATGATACGATGGATATTTTAATAAAGGATGGCAAAATAAATTCCATAGAAAAAAACCTCTCAGCTAAAGAGGAAATAGAGGTGATTGATGCCAAGGGAAAGTTGGTGGTTCCAGGTCTTATTGATGTCCATACCCACCTTAGAGAGCCTGGATATGAATATAAGGAAACGATTAAGACAGGCACAGAAGCGGCGGCTGCCGGAGGATTTACCTCGATAGCATGTATGCCCAATACCATGCCAGTAAACGATAATAAATCGGTGACAGATTTTATCATCGCTCAAGCAAGAAACGGAGGGACTGTCAACGTATATCCTGTGGGAGCAGCAACAAAGGGACAGAAGGGCGAGGAGCTTGCTGAGATAGGAGAATTGAAGGAAGCAGGCGTTGTGGCGGTATCCGACGATGGAAGGCCTGTGATGAATAGCGAAGTAATGAGAAGGATCTTAGAATATACAAAGATGTTTAACCTTCCTGTTATATCCCATTGCGAGGATCTTTTTCTTTCCGCTGAGGGGGTAATGAATGAAGGCTATTTTTCAACCTTATTAGGTCTGAAGGGCATTCCGGAAGCTGCAGAAGAGGTTATGGTGGCGAGGGACATAGCCTTAGCAGGGCTAACCAAGGGAAAACTCCACATCGCCCATATAAGCACAAAAGGTTCATTGAGATATATAAAAGAGGCCAAAGAGCGAGGCATTGATGTTACTTGTGAGGTAACCCCCCACCACTTTACATTAACAGAGGATTATCTAAAGGAGTATGATACAAATTACAAAATGAACCCTCCTCTGAGGACAGAGGAAAACAGAGAAGCATTACTGCATGGACTCAGGGACGGGACAATAGATATCATTGCTAGCGATCATGCCCCACATGAGATTACATCAAAAGAGGTAGAATTTGACCACGCTTCTTTTGGGATTATCGGCTTGGAGACCACACTGCCCCTGACACTTAGGCTGGTCCATGAAAAGGTTATTTCCCTAAAAGAGGCAATAGCTAGGCTTACCATCAACCCTTCCAGGCTTCTTAATCTGAACAAGGGGAGCTTAGGAATCGGGAAAGATGCTGATATTACTATCATAGACCTAGAAAAAGAGGAACGCATCGATATTAAAAAATTTAGATCAAAGAGTAAGAACTCCCCTTTTGATGGCTGGAGATTAAAGGGGGTTGTGGAAAAAACAATCGTAGGAGGGAGGATCGTATTTGATAGAGCAGAAAAAGGCTAAGCTTGTTTTGGCTGACGGTACTGTGTTCGAAGGAAGGAGTTTTGGGGCCAGGGGCGAGGCTGTTGGAGAAGTCGTCTTCAATACAAGCATGACGGGCTATCAGGAAATCATGACAGACCCATCCTATAAGGGACAGATCGTTACCATGACCTATCCCTTGATAGGAAACTATGGAGCAAACGAGGAGGACCATGAGTCAATCATGCCCCAGGTTGAGGGGTTTGTTGTTAAAGAGAACAGCCTCTATCCGAGTAATTGGCGCTCCAAAAAGACATTGGATGAATATCTTAAAGAAAATAATATTGTGGGTATCGAAGGTATCGACACAAGGAGCTTAACAAGACATATAAGGGATGTAGGAGCCCAAGAGGGTATTGTCTCTTCAGAAGACCTTGACAGCAAGAGCCTTCTTAGAAAAGCCAAAAAGTCTCCTGGGCTTATTGGAAGGGATCTGGTCAAAGAGGTTACATGCAAAAAGGGATATCAATGGAGCCAAGGGGAATGGTCTCTAAAAAAGGGCTATAAAGAATTCTCTCCTTTAGAAGATAACAAGGAGAGATTTAATGTGGTCGCCTATGACCTGGGAATCAAATACAATATATTGAGGAAACTGGTTGAGGCTGGATGTAATGTTACCGTCGTTCCGGCAGACACAGAGGCAGAGAAGGTATTAGAACTCAATCCGGATGGCATACTCCTCTCCAATGGCCCAGGAGATCCTGAAGGCGTTCCGTATGTAGCGCAAAATGTAAAAAAGCTTTTAGAGAAAAAACCGATTTTTGGTATCTGCCTTGGACATCAGATTCTGGGATTGGCTTTTTTGGGGAAAACCTTTAAGTTAAAATTTGGACACAGGGGTGGCAATCAACCTGTGATGGACTTAAGCACTGAAAAGGTAGAGATTACCTCGCAAAATCATGGATTTGCTGTAGATTCAGAAAGCCTGCCAGACGATATTAGAATAACCCATATCAATCTAAACGACAGAACCGTTGAGGGGCTCATGCATCAAGAGCTACCCATATTTTCTGTTCAGTACCATCCAGAAGCCTCGCCCGGTCCTCATGATGCCTCCTATCTATTCAAGCGTTTTATGGAGAGCATGAGGAAGAGCAAGAAATAACCTCTCTTAATAAGGAATAAGGGCTTGCCAAAGAGAAAAGATATAAAAAGCATACTGCTCATTGGCTCAGGACCGATTGTGATTGGCCAGGCGTGTGAGTTCGATTATTCTGGAACACAGGCCTGCAAAGCCTTAAGAGAAGAAGGGTACAGGGTTGTATTGGCAAACAGCAACCCTGCAACCATTATGACAGACCCAGAGATGGCCCACTCTACCTATATCGAACCGCTTATACCTGATGTTATTGAGAAGATTATTGATAAAGAAAGACCCGATGCCCTGCTTCCAACAATGGGGGGACAGACAGGCCTCAATCTTGCTGTAGCCCTTGCAGAGGGAGGAGTTTTAGAGAGGTACAAAGTAGAGCTAATCGGGGCCAAGCTGGATGCCATCAAAAAGGCTGAGGATAGGGATCTGTTTAAAAGGGCCATGGATAAAATAGGACTTGACCTGCCAAAGAGCGGATATGCCCATTCAAAAAAAGAGGCATGGGAAATAATAAAAGAGATAGGCTTCCCTGCTATTATCAGGCCTTCTTTTACATTGGGGGGGACAGGAGGAAATGTGGCCTATAATGGGGAAGAGTATGAGGAGCATATAGAATGGGGGCTTAGTGCCAGCCCGAGGCACGAGATACTCATTGAACAGTCTGTTTTGGGATGGAAAGAGTATGAGCTTGAGGTGATGCGGGATCTTAAAGACAATGTGGTGATTGTCTGTTCCATTGAAAATCTTGACCCTATGGGAATACATACGGGGGATAGTATTACAGTGGCGCCAGCCCAGACACTTACGGATAAAGAGTATCAGATGATGCGTGATGCGGCAATCGAGATCATTCGAGAGATAGAAGTAGAAACAGGGGGTTCGAATATCCAGTTTGCCGTAAATCCAGAGGACGGAAGGCTGGTGGTGATTGAGATGAATCCGAGGGTATCAAGGAGTTCAGCCCTCGCATCAAAGGCTACAGGCTTTCCTATTGCGAAGTTTGCTGCCAAGCTGGCAATCGGCTATACCTTAGATGAGATACCGAATGATATAACAAAAGAAACACCCGCTTCCTTTGAACCCACCATTGATTATTGCGTGGTAAAGTTTCCAAGGTTTGCCTTTGAAAAGTTTCCTGAGGCCGATCAGACCCTGACAACCCAGATGAAATCTGTAGGAGAAGCGATGTCGATTGGCCGGACCTTTAAAGAGGCCCTGCAAAAAGCGATTCGGTCCCTAGAAATAGATAGCTATGGGTTGGATAGAAGGGAACTGGAAGAAAAGGGAGAGGAGAGGCGAAAGCAGATCATCGAAAAGCTAAAGACCCCTAACTGGGAGAGGGTATGGTACATAGCTGAGGCAATAAGAGAAGGGTTTTTATTGGATGAGATCTTTGAGCTGACAAAGATTGATAGATGGTTTTTATTTAATATCAAAGAGATCGTTGAACTAGAGGAGACCTTGAAAAAAGACTTTAAAATCGCCTCTAGGGAAGAGAGTTCTTTTAAGCTTTTAAAGAAAGCCAAAGAATATGGTTTTTCCGATAAAAAGCTGGCAGAACTTCTTTCTACTGAAGAGGGGACAATAAGAGACTTAAGGAGGGAGAGGGGGATAAAAGCGGTATTCAAAAGGGTGGATACCTGTGGCGCAGAATTTGAGGCCTATACGCCCTACCTCTATTCCACGTATGAGAGAGACTGTGAGGCCATGCCTAGCAATTTAAAAAAGATAGCTATCCTGGGGAGCGGTCCTAACAGGATAGGACAGGGAATAGAGTTTGATTACTGCTGTGTTCACGGAGCCTATGCCCTTAAAGAGGATGGATTTGAGACCATAATGGTTAACTGCAATCCAGAGACGGTGAGCACTGACTACGATACCTCAGACAGGCTCTATTTCGAACCCCTTACCTTTGAAGATGTCATGAATATCATCGAGGTAGAAAGCCCTGATGGAGTAATTGTGCAGTTTGGCGGTCAAACCCCCCTAAAACTGGCTGTTCCGCTTCAAAGAGCGGGTGTTAAGATTATAGGAACCTCTCCTGACAGCATTGACAGGGCTGAAGACAGAGAGAGGTTTAAAGAGCTTCTTTTAAAGCTCGATTTAAAACAGCCAAAAAATGGGATAGCCATTTCTACTGATGGTGCCATTCCTGTGGCCAGGCAGATTGGATTTCCAATTATTGTCAGGCCTTCCTATGTCTTGGGCGGAAGGGCGATGGAGATCGTATATGACGAGATAGAGTTAGAGAAATATATGAGGTTTGCTGTGAAGGCTTCTTTTGACCATCCTGTTCTTATCGATAAGTTCTTAGAGGATGCTATTGAAATAGACGTCGATGCAATCTCTGATGGAACAAGGGTCGTTATCGGAGGCATCATGGAACATATTGAAGAGGCCGGGATCCATTCTGGAGACAGCGCCTGTTCCCTGCCTTCTTATTCCATATCCGAAGGGCTTCTAAGTGAGATATTGAGACAGACAAAACTCCTTGCCTTAGAGCTAAATGTTGTTGGTCTCATCAATATTCAATATGCAATAAGGAATGGGGACATCTATATCCTTGAGGTAAACCCAAGGGCATCAAGAACCATACCCTTTGTCAGCAAGGCTATTGGTGTGCCTTTAGCCAAGCTAGCAGCAAGGGTCATGACCGGAAAGACCTTAGAGGAACTCGGTTTTATCGAGGAGAAAAGGCCCAAGCACTTTTCTGTAAAAGAGGCTATCCTTCCCTTTATAAAATTTCCTGGGGTTGATACGATTTTGGGTCCTGAGATGAAATCTACTGGAGAGGTTATGGGCATCGGTTCCTCTTTTGGCAAGGCTTTTGCTAAATCCCAGCTGAGCGCAAACGGCTCTATCCCAACAGATGGAACAGCATTCCTAAGCGTTAAAGATAAAGACAAGCCCCAAGCTGTTAGGCTAGCCAAGGAACTCTTTTCCATAGGCTTTAAGATTATCGCCACAAGGGGGACAGCAGCGGCCATCAATCAATCAGGCATTCCTGCAGAACCTGTCCTAAAGGTGAAAGAGGGACGACCTCATATTGTGGATAAGATAAAAAATGGTGAGGTAAACCTTGTTATCAATACCCCTATTGGAAAGAGCTCACTCAGGGATTCCTATTCAATAAGGAGAACAGCGCTGGTTTGCAATATCCCCTATTGCACCACCATCCCAGGAGCATTTGCAGCAACCCATGGCATTAAGGCCCTAAAAGAGGGGAAGCTCAGTGTTTCTTCCCTGCAAGAGTATCATCAGGCAAAGGATTTGTTAAGCAAGGCATAAAAAATCTAAAGCCCGATACAATCGGGCTTTATATGAATCTATAAAATCAATAGGTCCTAGCACCTTGAGGGCGCGCAGAGATTTTCTTCATTTTTAGCGGCCCTTCCGCACTTTGTGCAGACAAACTCAGCACCCTTCGCAAGTTTTTTAATAACATCAAAGTCTTCAGCCTTTGCTAGCTGGCACATATGTTTTTCATGACCCAAACACTCCTCTTTTGTAACTTCCGCCATAGAAAATCCTCCTTTCTTATTTAATGAGAGACTCTTTTAAATAAATAATAGATATCATGGGTTCTGTCAATACTTTTCTTCAACCCCCCTTTTTTTGGAAAAATTTTACAGAGATAGCGAAAAACCTTCTTAACTCTTTTAAATCCAATAAGATAAAATGTCTAAAGTAAACAGAAAAATAGACCGATAATATAGGAGATAAATTATAAAGTTTTTGGGGAGTCAGATGGGAGAAGTCTTAGAAAAACAAGACATTGCCTATGCAAAGAATATCATCGATCTTTTCCTTAAAGCCAGAGATTCTCAAGAGATTCATAACGGAAAAAAAGAGGTCTCTTCAAGAATAATCGATGAAATTTATCAGGAATTTTCTCGAATTTTGACCCTAAAGGAAAAATTGAATTTTGGAATCAAAGGGAACAGGATAGAATATGATTCTGAACCGGTCTATGCCAGCATAGAGAAAAAGGACAACCTCGCCCTCTTCTTTTTTAATGACGGAATCAGGGAGATTAGCTTTAAAAAGGGGCTCACCAAGGAAGAAACAAAGAAGTTTGTTAAGATCGTCTCTACAGACTTTGACTCAGAAAGAAAAGAAGATGATGTCGTTACCATTCTTTGGGAGAAGAACTTTCAGCATATTGGCTATGTTGTTGATGAAGCCTATATGACGAGAGATGAGCAAAAGGATATAGAGAAGCTTGTTGATAGGCTTGGCAGGGCTAAAAAGGTCTTTAGGATGTATGCTGAAAACAATCCCGTCCATTCAAAAATCATTAATGACCTTTATGAAATCCTTTCTGATTTTTTAAACATAAAGGATGTATTGAGACTCCATATTGAACAAAACAAAATATTTTTCAAGTCTAAAGAAGTCTATACAAATCCAGAGCGGCAAAGTAACCTCGCCCTCTTCTTTTTTAGGGATGGAATCAGACAGCTTTCCTTTAAAAAGGGACTCACTCTAAAAGAATTAAGAGATTTTCTTAAAATTATCTCTTTTGATTTTGATGTAGATAAGGAAGAGAATGACCTGGTTACATTGATGTGGGAGAAGGAATTTCAACATATTACCTATTATGTTGATGAAAACTTTCTTTCTGAAGGAGATGATTTTGAAGAAAAGGCTGTATCGGAACTTAAAAAAACCTATATAGAACAGGAGGAGAAGGATTTTAAAATTCAAAAAAAACCAATTAAAGAAGAGGATGGAGAAGAAGTTCTTGGCATAGAGATTTCTCCGCTCACAGATAAAGATTACCAATACATTGCTTTGGAGGTTGAGAAGAGCTCTAGGGATAAAACAGAGAGGCTTATGAATACTGCCCTGGGACTTTTTCATGCCACAGAGGACGCCTCTGAATATAAAGATATAGAAAATGCCATAAAAAATACTATAAACTACACCATTGAGACGAGCAAATTTAATATAGTAATTAGGTTTTTAGAAAGATTAAGGGAAGACTATCTTAAAAAGGAAGAAAAATATAGTTTTTCACCTCATTTATCGAATATTGTTTATCATTTAAGTTCAGAAAAAGTCATTGATCTGATTGGACAAATGTTTGATAGGGAAGTTCAGGTCGATGAAGAGACAAAAGAAAAATTTATTTCCCTTCTTGATAAAAGGGCCATTATTCCCTTAGCAAAAAAGCTGGCCGATTTAAAGAGTATCACAGCTACAGAGACCTTTCTTCATGCTTTAACCGTGCTTGGCAAACAGGATATCGATGCCCTTGCAGAGGGTCTTAACAATGAGAACTGGTTTGTTGTAAAGAATATTATCTCGATCTTAAGAGAGATTGGGGATAAAGATGCCTTAGGACGTCTCAAGGAGTGTATAGGGCACAGCGATAAGAGGATAAGAAGGGAAGCGATTAAAATCCTGGCAAAACTCAGCGGAAATGAGGCTTTAGAGACGATTAAGAAGGCCTTGGAGGATGAAGACCCTTTTATACGCTCCCTTGCTATCAAATCTTTAGAAGAGATAGATTCTCAAGAATCAAAGAGAATTATCCTAGAAAAGATTCAAGAGAAAGATTTTCCTCATAAGAGTTATAGCGATAAAAAAGGATATTTTCAGATTCTGTCAAAGACAAAAGACCCCGAAATAAAAAATCTTCTTTTAAAAATTTTTAAAAAGAGAAGCCTTTTCAAAGGTGCAATGCATAATGATACAAAGGCGGTTATTGCATATTATTTTGGGAATACACAATTTAAAGAGGCCCTTCCTTATCTTAATAAATTAAAAAATTCAAGACACAAACTTCTCAGGACCAATGTCAATATAGCAATCAGGAAGATAAAAAATGGTTGATAATCCACAAATACAGGAAGACAGAACGCCAAGAAGCCTCATTAATCATCTGTCCATTCTTCTTAGAAATCTACAGATACATGATCCCAACAACACGGCTGTTAGAGATTCAATCGAGAAATTCATGAAGCTTGTTACCCCTGTTCTCAACTCAGAAAAAGAGCTCAGAATCGACCTCATCGGAGAGTACTTCTATTTGAATAATTCAAGGGTAAAGTTTCCATTGAACCTTCTCCAGAGCTTTGATTTTCTCATAAGTGAGTTCAAAAAGAGAAGGCTTGGGAGCATTATCTTTGGTGAGCATACCAACCTAACAGACATCCAGAGTCTCATCATGGCGCTTCTTGCATCTTCTTCTTCGGGCGATCCTTTGGAATCCATGGAGACAATCCTTAAAGATGTTGACAACATCTGGATTGAGGAGTTCCATGAGGCGAAAGAGACGCAAGTCGTGGACAAAAAAAAGGGTGTTACGAAGGCATATTATAATGTTGTTTCATGTGCGAAGAGCATTGCTGAGCGGATCAAAACAAATGAAAAAATTGAGTTTAAAAAGGCAAAAAGAGCGATTGAACCGATTTTAGATTTGGTCATAGCTGAAGAACCCCTCCTCTATGGAATGACTGCAATAAAGGACTATGATGAGTATACCTATTACCATTCTGTTAATGTGTGCATCTTTTGTGTTACCATTGGCCAGAAGTTAGGTTTAAGCAGGAAGGCATTGAGAGATCTAGGTATCGTTGGCCTTTTTCACGATATCGGAAAGACCCACATCCCCGTTGCTATTCTCAATAAACCAGGCAAATTAAACGAGTACGAATGGAAAATCATGAAAAAGCATCCTTTTGAGGGCTTTAGAGAAATCATCAAAATGAGAAAAGTTGATCAACAGCTTATGAGAATGGCCATGGCTTCCCTAGAACACCATATCAAGTGTGACCTTTCGGGATATCCGAGTGTTAAGCATATATCTGAATTGAATCTTTATTCAAAGATTGTATCCATAGCGGATCAGTATGATGCAATGACATCAGCCCGGGTTTACTCCCGTGAGCCAAAGTCGCCAAACAAGACACTTACTATTATGGTAGAAAACGCTGGTTCTGATCTCGATCCCGTTTTGCTTAAGGTCTTTTTAAATATTGTCGGCACCTTTCCTATCGGCTCTTTTGTTAGTCTCAATACAAAAGAGGTGGGATTTGTACAGGAGTCCAATAAATTCCTTTTTGAAAGGCCAAAGGTTCTTATTATTTTTGACAGCAAAGGGCAAAGAATAGAGAAACCCTTTGTGAAAGACCTCTCTCGAAAGGATGAGCAAGGAAGGTATTTAGGCGCGATAACAAGGACCCTTGATCCGAAAGAGTATAATATAAGCTATGCTGAATATATATTAAACTAGCCTTACCTCTCTTTAGAAATAATCATTCTCCCTTTTTTGGCTTACCCCTTTTGCCTTGACAAATATTATCCTCTCTGTTATCAAAAGGTGCGATAATCTGTTTTTTCATTCCATCCGAAGGGGTTATTTGTGGCTTTTAAGAACCTAAGAGAATTTGTCTCTCGATTAGAAAAAGAAGGGGAGCTAAAGAGGGTTTCTGTTCCAGTTAACCCTGAGCTAGAGATTACTGAGATTGCTGATAGGGTGGTGAAAAGGTCTGGCCCTGCCCTTCTCTTTGAAAGGGTTGTGGGCTCAAAGGTCCCTTTACTCATTAATGCTTTTGGATCGAAAAGGAGGATGGCCCTAGCCCTTGGGGTTGGGGACATAGAAGAGATTGCCAAGGAGATTCAATCTCTTATTGAAACAGAGATTCCATCAGGACTTTTTGATAAGATAAAGACCCTAGCAAGAGCGGCAAAGCTCACCTCTTTTACGCCTGAGATAGTAAAGAATGGAGAGTGTAAGGATGTCATCATAAAAGAGAACCCATCCTTAAATATCTTACCCATTATGAAATGCTGGCCAGAAGACGGAGGGAGATATCTTACCCTTCCACAGGTATTCACCAAAAGCCTCAAAGATGGAAAGAGGAATGTGGGGATGTACAGGATGCAGGTCTTTGATGAGAAAGCAGCTGGGATGCACTGGCATATCCACCACGATGGCGCAAGGCATTTTCAAGAATATAAGAATGCAGGAAAAAGGATGGAGGTTGCTGTTGCTCTTGGTGGGGACCCTGCCCTTACCTATGTGGCTACTGCGCCCCTTCCTCCAAACCTTGATGAAGTCTTGTTTGCGGGGTTCTTAAGGAAAAAGAAGGTTCAGCTCGTTAAAGGGGAGACCATTGATATCGAGGTGCCGGCAAATGCTGATATTATTCTTGAGGGATATGTAGAGCCAGATGAGATGAGAAGGGAAGGCCCTTTTGGAGACCATACGGGCTATTATTCTCTGGCTGATGATTATCCTGTGTTTCATCTGACCTGCATCACCCATAAAAAAGATCCCATCTATCCTTCAACGATCGTTGGAAAGCCACCCATGGAAGATGCCTTTATGGGAAAAGCAACAGAGAGAATATTTTTACCCCTCATAAAGATTCAGATTCCTGAGATTATCGATATCAACTTTCCTATAGAGGGCGTGTTTCATAATCTTGCTATCATCTCCATCGATAAGAGATATCCCTTTCATGCCAGAAAGGTCATGCACAATATCTGGGGAATGGGCCAGATGATGTTTACAAAGACCATTATCATTGTCGATGCTGATATTGATATCCATAACCTTAATGAAGTACTGTGGAGGGTAACCAGCAGCATAGATCCCAGAAGAGATATCACCTTTACTGATGGGCCTGTAGATGTTCTTGATCACGCATCACCTCTTCCAACTGTAGGATCAAAGATGGGAATTGATGCCACAAAAAAATGGAAAGAAGAGGGGTTTAATAGAAAGTGGCCTAGCGAGATTGAGATGTCCAAAGATATTATCGAGCTTGTAGAGAAGAGATGGAAGGAGTATGGTTTTGATTCTCAAGAAAAAAAGGAAAATCTTTGATGTATAGAAAACTCTCTGTCATCTTAGAGGATATAAAGTTTGAGCACACCCTCTTTGCCCTCCCCTTTGCCCTTATGAGCGCATTTATTGCAGCAGGCGGTATTCCGCTTTTGGATAAATTGTTCTGGATATTAGTGGCCATGGGAGGGGCTCGGAGC is a window encoding:
- a CDS encoding peptidylprolyl isomerase codes for the protein MKNCFPNHIMKLKLKKAELLKTFLFCLLGTLWIVGCSSSKNTASKTSGPKISHRSIEKKIEYKEPLYGKTVDRVAGKVNNDIITLSEIQEMSLPLLQEIRETYSGHEKEVKIKETEKEFLEKLIENKLQLQRAEKRGIYVAEKEIDNAVEDVKKRNSISDEDLKRLLKEEGLSIEDYRERLKEQILITRVFNAEVRSNVVVTEEEIREYYNEHINKFTKPAEVEIRQILFLNDTNASDPQRDEKEAKARDILKKIREGADFTEMARRYSEGPLADKGGYIGGFKKGEMIPAIEKAAFTLNEGEVSDLIKTEQGIHIIKIEKRMFDAAKPLDEVGEEIERELFKEKIKAKYDQWMEGLKKGAVIERFL
- the pyrR gene encoding bifunctional pyr operon transcriptional regulator/uracil phosphoribosyltransferase PyrR; the protein is MRGEDMAEVMNEKEINRALTRISHEILERNKGCKNLVLIGIRTRGVYLAERIRSKIKQIEGEDIPAGIIDVTLYRDDLHREIPQHIVRKTEIPFSLKDKRVILVDDVLYTGRSIRAALNALIDFGRPSGIQLAVLIDRGHRELPIRADYVGKNLPTSRRESVKVMLKDKDGDEKVIIEEQIQE
- a CDS encoding aspartate carbamoyltransferase catalytic subunit — its product is MKRKHLLGIQGLDKKEILFILDTAESFREISKREIKKVPTLRGKTLINFFYEPSTRTRTSFEIAGKRLSADVINISASGSSLFKGETLKDMAKNLEAMNPDILVIRHPCPGTPLFLANIMDCSIINAGDGACEHPTQALLDLFTIREKRGRLEGLKVAIIGDISHSRVARSNFHAMLKLGMKVSVAAPSTMIPPYLERFGVKVFNFMEEAIKDVDVIMMLRIQLERQTNNLFPSIREYSRFFCLNPERLKMAKEDVLIMHPGPLNRGVEIDPEVADGPYSIILNQVSNGVVVRMAILYLLSGRSDDDAID
- a CDS encoding dihydroorotase, which gives rise to MMLLIKKGRVLDPASKTDDTMDILIKDGKINSIEKNLSAKEEIEVIDAKGKLVVPGLIDVHTHLREPGYEYKETIKTGTEAAAAGGFTSIACMPNTMPVNDNKSVTDFIIAQARNGGTVNVYPVGAATKGQKGEELAEIGELKEAGVVAVSDDGRPVMNSEVMRRILEYTKMFNLPVISHCEDLFLSAEGVMNEGYFSTLLGLKGIPEAAEEVMVARDIALAGLTKGKLHIAHISTKGSLRYIKEAKERGIDVTCEVTPHHFTLTEDYLKEYDTNYKMNPPLRTEENREALLHGLRDGTIDIIASDHAPHEITSKEVEFDHASFGIIGLETTLPLTLRLVHEKVISLKEAIARLTINPSRLLNLNKGSLGIGKDADITIIDLEKEERIDIKKFRSKSKNSPFDGWRLKGVVEKTIVGGRIVFDRAEKG
- the carA gene encoding glutamine-hydrolyzing carbamoyl-phosphate synthase small subunit, which encodes MEQKKAKLVLADGTVFEGRSFGARGEAVGEVVFNTSMTGYQEIMTDPSYKGQIVTMTYPLIGNYGANEEDHESIMPQVEGFVVKENSLYPSNWRSKKTLDEYLKENNIVGIEGIDTRSLTRHIRDVGAQEGIVSSEDLDSKSLLRKAKKSPGLIGRDLVKEVTCKKGYQWSQGEWSLKKGYKEFSPLEDNKERFNVVAYDLGIKYNILRKLVEAGCNVTVVPADTEAEKVLELNPDGILLSNGPGDPEGVPYVAQNVKKLLEKKPIFGICLGHQILGLAFLGKTFKLKFGHRGGNQPVMDLSTEKVEITSQNHGFAVDSESLPDDIRITHINLNDRTVEGLMHQELPIFSVQYHPEASPGPHDASYLFKRFMESMRKSKK